DNA from Drosophila busckii strain San Diego stock center, stock number 13000-0081.31 chromosome 2R, ASM1175060v1, whole genome shotgun sequence:
ATCGATTGCTTGAGAAAACAGCTGTGTCCACATATCGCAGAAGCATCGCATAAAAATATCGCAACATCGGCAAATCGTTAGGAAAAACATAACAAGCCAGAGATTTAAACGAACCTATAAATTGGTATATGCATACGAATTGTAAATAAAGCATGCAAAAGACCAGCGAAGAGGATGTGGCGCAAGTTAGCCCGATGGCAGCTAAGCAGCAAACTAGTCCGGATGAtgctggcggcggcagtgCTGGCGCCAATTGTATTGTTGTAAATGCAGCGCTCGGAGCGACAGAGACACGCATACGAATCAATAAATGGCGCGTACGCGAAGGACAAAACGTTTCGGCAACGCAAATAGTGTTTCTGTATCAACAAATCGGTGACGATGGCAAACCTATTAAAGTGGGCGACACCactatacataaatataaatccaATCGAGCTGGTGTGGTTAAAAAGCGGCTCCGCAAGGAGGGAGAACTTGTACAGAAAGGGTGAGTTTTatgttttcttcttcttgcccTGCGGCTCCAAGTGGCTGCGTGTATACGGTGGGTGTAaggcaaacacacgcacacatacacacatgcgtgtgtatacatacaaatttaagttttgtttttgttttgtttttgctagaGATGCGCTTATGGAATTGTCCGCATGCATACACACCACGGTCATTAAGGATATGTGCGCCGATTGCGGTGCCGACTTGAGACAAAATGATAACGTAAGTTTCAAGTTTATATTCCAATTGGAGCCAAACTTATTTGCCACTTAATGTTGCAGGGACAAATATCAGAGGCTTCAGTGCCCATGGTGCATACGATGCCCGATTTGAAGGTGACACAGAAGCTAGCCCAAAAGCTAGGACATGATGATACACGTCGCTTGCTGGCAGATCGAaagctggtgctgctggtggatCTCGATCAGACTGTCATACACACAACAAACGATAGTGTGCCGGATAACATCAAAGGCATCTATCATTTTCAGTTGTATGGGCCACAATCACCCTGGTATCATACACGCCTGCGTCCAGGCACTGCAGAGTTCCTGGAGCGCATGTCAAAATTGTATGAGctgcatatatgtacatttggCGCTCGAAATTATGCGCACATGATTGCACAATTACTTGATCCGGATGGCAAATTCTTTTCACATCGCATTCTCTCACGTGATGAGTGCTTCAATGCCACCAGCAAGACAGATAATCTAAAGTacgcatatttaatttcagttaaAACTATGAATTGATAGCTATTTTCTATTATAGGGCGCTTTTTCCCAATGGCGACTCTATGGTGTGCATTATTGATGATCGCGAGGATGTTTGGAACATGGCATCCAATTTGATACAAGTGAAGCCGTATCACTTCTTCCAGCACACGGGTGACATCAATGCGCCGCCGGGCTTATCAAAGCATGAACTAGATGGCGAAGGCGTTGATTTTAAAGGTAAGTCGCACTCAGCTctttgttatttgctttataatcACTTTATGCGCTTTTTAAAGAAATTGATAAAATTGCTGAAAAGAAAACAGACAGCGTCACACCTGCCAAGGAGTCAGCAAAGTCAGAAACCGAGCCAGCGGACAAAGAAGACAATACAGTTTCTAGCACTAGCAAAGAAGATGGGCCAGAGGAATTGCCAAGTGAATCACTAACGTCAGAAAGCAATCAGGACAAGGAGAGCGCTGATAAATTGAATGGTCGAGTAGCTGGCGATAATGAAACAGAGCCAAAGAGCAATGAGAGCGAAgacattgttgttgatgatgctcccacagaaaatgaaaaactgaGCAACAGCGTAGATAAACTGACGCTTCAAAAGGAGCAGGATGAAGCCATTGCATCTTCCACGAGTAGCGAGGACAAG
Protein-coding regions in this window:
- the LOC108595084 gene encoding RNA polymerase II subunit A C-terminal domain phosphatase, which encodes MQKTSEEDVAQVSPMAAKQQTSPDDAGGGSAGANCIVVNAALGATETRIRINKWRVREGQNVSATQIVFLYQQIGDDGKPIKVGDTTIHKYKSNRAGVVKKRLRKEGELVQKGDALMELSACIHTTVIKDMCADCGADLRQNDNGQISEASVPMVHTMPDLKVTQKLAQKLGHDDTRRLLADRKLVLLVDLDQTVIHTTNDSVPDNIKGIYHFQLYGPQSPWYHTRLRPGTAEFLERMSKLYELHICTFGARNYAHMIAQLLDPDGKFFSHRILSRDECFNATSKTDNLKALFPNGDSMVCIIDDREDVWNMASNLIQVKPYHFFQHTGDINAPPGLSKHELDGEGVDFKEIDKIAEKKTDSVTPAKESAKSETEPADKEDNTVSSTSKEDGPEELPSESLTSESNQDKESADKLNGRVAGDNETEPKSNESEDIVVDDAPTENEKLSNSVDKLTLQKEQDEAIASSTSSEDKSEADATKASDDVASTSQIPCPNIKIIPDGQKLIEIEDPDDYLLYLEVILRNIHKRFYAIYDETTEIPDLKIIVPKIRCEVLRGQQLVFSGLVPTQMKLEQSRAYFIAKSLGAEVQSNISKDITHLVAVNAGTYKVNAAKKEPNITVVNANWLWTCAERWEHVDERLFPLDRKVRNKGRQPPAHCHSPEHVVNYNERSEISPSSSMQQQEQSGNFRETLNPLLVFTNADIESMNKDYENFFESDSSSDEGPVNFENPPMDKNLLKRKREDDNSNRAHDFFTRNDDVMLAAPNRVEAEFDKSSNEGDENDVEDEPEDDDDDVPSAKFRRGEELPSDLEMGSDSNSENNQEDEDDGEWNMMGAALEREFLGLED